A window of the Lolium perenne isolate Kyuss_39 chromosome 7, Kyuss_2.0, whole genome shotgun sequence genome harbors these coding sequences:
- the LOC127311937 gene encoding uncharacterized protein produces the protein MRQEVAHYAGPRWLWLAKGCTTPSLGFPARPGEISRFQSIARTLFRLPAPPPLSKSFAAVVMERYGGEASGGDGRNKRRFGAYGDGEGRRHGAGRQEGGRHDGGRTESGRRDDGWQEGGRLDLGRYDGGRRGRNDDEPRPRFGEHRSNDSERGDWGSPPPWWEWEQQRLREEEAARARGQGQLQVPAGGRGGGGGGGQNGRNKKGGGQGAPPNPKHKGKNKLAAGGATGAVGGECFRCGREGHFQSECTNEPVCVLCSREGHASANCPTRGRPMMLQQMGHAITGGGFYNIEVEPLEGSGQVETFEAVIHFDVAPLSALQLADELKNLLDGAWDWSVAKVSEKEFSVRFPSRETLRMSTRRGKIYLPLSKMDVDIREAFVNPRPGKAMPPVWVQLTGLPGDLMERERLMAALTMIGRPLDVDELSVKKWKTEPVRVRFQCRFPERIKGTIALCVNGVPYTVGVQAELGTPGAGGSNPPRPPPPGDDDDADDLDSEDRSTDGERWNRHRKNDKSKAAAPPAGPGNGTGGGGSLRTLTGGAGGGGAQQRALSGGAHSAPPLGRFAGQYGSNVDLLPSLVLGKAALDFGAAASTDVEMLGGEGGTAFGPEELPAASGETSSHVTDPVQYWLLDSPLKLAHEGLEGGLAASKALPILEVEGELGVEEEVEAPPVVEDLRSAATAVAPMAQGKRTKTVATMAPTKTIKKKAPASAIRKSSRHGGAAAASAMEKAQKLAAERNLDPATAVLEGSGQTEGQGLAGLGGGRRQEALRADAV, from the coding sequence ATGCGGCAAGAGGTGGCCCATTACGCGGGCCCAAGGTGGCTGTGGTTGGCCAAGGGATGCACCACTCCATCTTTAGGGTTCCCTGCACGCCCGGGAGAGATTAGTAGGTTTCAGTCCATCGCCCGCACGCTTTTTCGTTTacctgcgccgccgccgctctcGAAGTCCTTCGCAGCAGTGGTGATGGAGAGGTACGGAGGGGAGGCGAGCGGGGGCGACGGGCGCAACAAGAGGCGCTTTGGGGCCTATGGTGATGGAGAAGGGCGCCGCCATGGCGCGGGGCGACAGGAGGGCGGCCGGCACGACGGCGGCCGGACGGAGTCGGGCCGGAGAGATGACGGCTGGCAGGAGGGAGGCCGGCTCGATCTGGGCCGGTACGAcggcgggcggcgcggccggaACGACGatgagccgcgtccgcggttcggCGAGCATCGTTCGAACGACTCGGAGAGGGGGGATTGGGGTTCCCCGCCCCCATGGTGGGAGTGGGAGCAACAGCGGCTTCGTGAGGAGGAAGCGGCCCGGGCCAGGGGGCAAGGCCAGCTGCAAGTCCCCGcgggcggccgcggcggcggcggcggaggcgggcaGAACGGCAGGAACAAGAAAGGGGGAGGGCAGGGGGCGCCTCCCAACCCGAAGCACAAGGGTAAGAACAAGCTCGCGGCCGGGGGTGCCACGGGAGCTGTCGGAGGCGAGTGTTTCCGCTGTGGGAGAGAGGGCCATTTCCAATCGGAATGCACCAACGAGCCGGTGTGCGTTCTGTGCAGCCGGGAAGGGCACGCGTCGGCCAACTGCCCCACCCGCGGGCGCCCGATGATGCTGCAGCAGATGGGGCATGCTATCACCGGTGGCGGATTCTACAATATCGAGGTCGAGCCGCTCGAGGGGTCGGGCCAAGTGGAGACCTTTGAGGCGGTTATCCACTTCGACGTGGCTCCGCTCTCCGCGCTACAGCTTGCGGATGAGCTCAAGAACCTCCTGGATGGTGCTTGGGACTGGAGTGTGGCGAAGGTCTCGGAGAAGGAATTCTCGGTGCGCTTTCCGTCTAGGGAGACGTTGCGCATGAGCACTCGGAGGGGCAAGATTTACCTCCCGCTGAGCAAGATGGATGTGGACATTCGGGAGGCGTTCGTTAACCCGAGGCCGGGCAAGGCCATGCCGCCGGTGTGGGTGCAGCTCACGGGGCTGCCCGGGGACCTCATGGAGAGGGAGCGCCTCATGGCGGCGCTCACGATGATCGGCAGGCCGCTCGATGTCGATGAGTTGTCGGTCAAGAAGTGGAAGACGGAACCGGTCCGGGTGAGGTTCCAATGCCGCTTCCCGGAGCGCATCAAGGGAACGATTGCTCTGTGTGTCAACGGCGTGCCTTACACCGTGGGGGTGCAGGCCGAGCTGGGAACTCCAGGGGCAGGGGGCTCCAACCCACCTCGGCCCCCTCCGCCGGGGGATGATGACGACGCCGATGACTTGGATTCCGAGGATCGGAGCACGGATGGCGAGAGGTGGAACCGCCACCGCAAGAATGACAAGTCCAAGGCGGCTGCTCCACCGGCGGGACCTGGGAACGGGACCGGTGGGGGCGGCTCTTTGCGCACGCTCACGGGAGGGGCCGGTGGGGGAGGCGCGCAGCAGCGTGCGCTCTCGGGGGGAGCCCACAGCGCTCCTCCGCTGGGGCGCTTCGCGGGACAATACGGGTCCAACGTGGACCTCCTCCCGTCGCTGGTCCTGGGGAAGGCGGCCCTCGACTTTGGGGCTGCGGCGTCGACAGACGTGGAGATgcttggaggagaggggggcacaGCCTTTGGCCCGGAGGAGCTGCCGGCGGCATCGGGCGAAACGTCCTCACATGTGACTGATCCCGTGCAGTACTGGCTGCTTGACAGCCCGCTGAAGCTGGCTCACGAGGGCCTCGAGGGAGGGCTTGCGGCGTCCAAGGCGCTGCCGATCTTGGAGGTGGAGGGCGAGTTGggtgtggaggaggaggtggaggctcCGCCCGTGGTGGAGGACCTTCGCTCCGCGGCCACGGCCGTGGCTCCCATGGCGCAAGGCAAGAGGACCAAGACGGTGGCCACCATGGCGCCCACCAAGACGATCAAGAAGAAGGCACCGGCCTCGGCGATCAGGAAGAGCAGCCGTCACGGCGGTGCGGCGGCGGCATCGGCCATGGAGAAGGCACAGAAGCTGGCGGCGGAGCGCAACCTCGACCCGGCCACGGCAG
- the LOC127315093 gene encoding MADS-box transcription factor 30-like translates to MEEQQNRGSSKFRWIQPCARVKNLRAAERAGTPGCVDTAQQSSVVNTAAAAQDFVALVRSESLACAPAATPRPSIFFSQKMGRGKVVVKRIENKVNRQVTFSKRRGGLLKKAHELAVLCDAHVGVIVFSARGKLFEYCSPLTSWSELIKRYEAISNAQHQETNHDDDQQMSVEIARLRRECDQLKANIRRQTGEDLASANTDELDNLQKQLESTLGKVRDRKDELLNQQLDESRRKVHILEDHNRRLRQMINEGGHHRSSVEAPLVAAVDMASPATASGGLEVGHVTLGPWRCGGPRSLADGEFPFLI, encoded by the exons ATGGAAGAGCAACAGAACAGAGGGAGCTCCAAATTCAGGTGGATTCAGCCGTGCGCTCGCGTTAAAAATCTCCGTGCGGCGGAACGTGCAGGCACTCCTGGCTGCGTGGACACGGCGCAGCAGTCGAGCGTGGTGAATACGGCCGCCGCGGCCCAGGACTTTGTGGCGCTTGTGAGGAGCGAGTCGCTCGCGTGTGCCCCTGCCGCCACACCGCGCCCAT CTATCTTCTTCTCCCAGAAGATGGGGCGTGGGAAGGTGGTGGTGAAGAGGATCGAGAACAAGGTGAACCGGCAGGTGACCTTCAGCAAGCGTCGCGGTGGGCTGCTGAAGAAGGCGCACGAGCTTGCCGTGCTCTGCGACGCGCACGTCGGCGTCATCGTCTTCTCCGCCCGTGGCAAGCTCTTCGAATACTGCAGCCCACTTACCAG CTGGAGTGAGCTAATTAAGCGTTACGAGGCCATCAGCAACGCCCAGCACCAGGAGACAAATCATGATGATGATCAG CAAATGTCTGTGGAGATCGCAAGGCTGAGGCGTGAGTGTGACCAACTCAAGGCCAACATAAGGAGGCAGACCGGAGAAGACCTTGCATCCGCCAATACCGATGAGCTTGACAATCTGCAGAAGCAGCTCGAGTCTACACTAGGCAAAGTCCGTGACAGGAAA GATGAGCTACTGAACCAGCAGCTGGACGAATCACGGCGCAAG GTGCACATCTTGGAGGACCATAACCGTCGCCTGCGCCAAATG ATCAACGAAGGCGGGCACCATCGTTCTTCCGTGGAGGCACCGTTGGTGGCTGCAGTGGATATGGCGTCACCAGCGACAGCTTCCGGGGGCTTGGAGGTTGGCCACGTCAccttggggccttggaggtgtggcggaccacggtccctcgccgacggggagtttccgttcttaatttag